The proteins below are encoded in one region of Helicoverpa armigera isolate CAAS_96S chromosome 11, ASM3070526v1, whole genome shotgun sequence:
- the LOC110383379 gene encoding protein cueball isoform X1 has translation MYKLLSVWALVVLSVQIVHSWDYALALEKRIDFFKNDSITHSITSHQFKNLTALAYDALHDTLLIVDQQTDNSSVYRFNFTSNDIELILTRKQIQSIVHDPAKDLLFWVQERYIFSIPLKSGSKCDVSDQNLVIELHDEIPSSIAVDSCEGFVYWTNKNIAKPTIERVRFDGTVREVVLDKDIHEPYRLVIDPQIKQMFWIDMRHNETHNHQIKTAYLNGTNDMNIAYGNGNIPKALTVSSQFIYSVEQGLLIHIYKMQKPNGDIHYVYESEPEGHPSLIIEAKYTLEEQTSGIQECEALTSLLQDNSENETSRRIISELESLICVHGEKANATSCTCAPGYIGERCDVSICQNYCIHGTCSVSDEGEPSCGCESGYSGARCDINMCFNYCLNNGVCYFTEENEPLCQCSGNYRGSRCEAIGNDTVSPAFSSGDKNYTLVDLLFNRRKLNGKFIVNFEVESTYLRF, from the exons ACTATGCGCTGGCGTTAGAAAAacgaatagatttttttaaaaacgaTTCGATAACACACAGCATCACTAGCCACCAGTTTAAGAACCTCACGGCGTTAGCTTACGACGCACTCCACGACACGCTCCTGATCGTCGACCAACAGACAGACAACTCTTCCGTATACAGATTTAACTTCACATCCAACGACATCGAGCTCATACTTACCAGGAAACAGATCCAGAGTATAGTCCACGACCCAGCCAAGGATTTACTTTTCTGGGTCCAGGAAAGATACATTTTCTCGATACCACTAAAGTCTGGATCTAAATGCGACGTCAGTGATCAAAATCTTGTAATTGAGTTACATGATGAAATCCCTAGTTCTATTGCAGTGGACAGTTGTGAAGG GTTTGTTTACTGGACCAACAAAAACATTGCGAAGCCTACAATAGAGAGAGTTCGATTTGATGGCACCGTAAGAGAAGTGGTGCTAGACAAGGATATCCATGAGCCTTATCGTCTTGTCATCGACCCTCAGATAAAGCAAATGTTCTGGATTGATATGAGACATAATGAAACCCATAATCATCAAATTAAGACAGCGTATTTGAATGGAACGAATGATATGAATATAGCATATGGTAATGGAAATATCCCAAAAGCATTGACTGTCTcaagtcaatttatttacagTGTCGAGCAAGgtttattaatacatatttataaaatgcagAAACCCAATGGGGACATTCACTATGTTTATGAATCTGAACCTGAAGGCCATCCATCATTGATAATCGAGGCCAAATATACGCTTGAAGAACAAACTAGTGGAATTCAGGAATGTGAAGCTTTAACTAGTTTGCTACAAGATAATTCAGAGAACGAAACCTCTCGTCGTATTATTTCGGAGCTCGAGAGCCTCATTTGTGTTCATGGTGAGAAGGCTAATGCCACATCTTGCACATGCGCACCTGGCTACATCGGCGAGAGATGCGATGTGTCAATCTGTCAGAACTATTGCATCCACGGCACCTGCAGTGTCAGTGATGAGGGGGAACCCTCTTGCGG ATGTGAGTCTGGTTATTCTGGAGCGAGGTGCGACATCAACATGTGCTTCAATTACTGTCTGAACAACGGTGTTTGTTACTTTACTGAAGAGAATGAACCACTCTGCCAATGCAGTGGAAATTACCGTGGTTCCAGATGTGAAGCTATCGGAAACGACACAGTTAGCCCTGCGTTCAGTTCAGGGGATAAAAACTATACTTTGGTCGATTTGTTGTTTAATCGGCGAAAACTAAATGGcaaatttattgtaaattttgaAGTTGAATCTACATACTTAAGATTTTGA